In Sulfitobacter sp. LCG007, the sequence CACGGCATCCACTGCAGCCTGACGCTCCTTTGCCGCGGCAAGCGATCCGACGCTCGCCGCCGGGGCGTAGCCCATCGACCCCAGACAATTCTGCAAATCGCGCAACTTTGCACGATAGGCTTTTGCAAAGCTGTCCGCATCGCATTGCGCATGCAAAACCTGCAACTCGAGCAATGCCGAATAGACCATGATCGAGGCCTTTATGTCGCGCTGGTTCGCGCCCGGCGTCGCGTTGTAATAGTAATCCGTATCATATTGATTATGTTCTATATATCTCTGAAACGGAGACGTCGGGATCGACTGGGGGTAATTGTAGTCGCCGTACCAGGCGAGGTTCAGCAGATCGGGAATGCCGTCCGAGAAGGCGTCGACATACTGCTCCCAGGTTCCGTTGAAATTTGTCGCGAACAGCATGTAATTATAGCTGAGCGCCTCGCGTTCTTGCGCGGTCAGACCGGGCCAGTCCTTCTTCGTGATCACGCACCAGCGGGCGAAGTGAATGAAGTTCAGGCCCTGCACCCGCGAGAGCAGCATCGGGAAGGCCCGCAGAATGACGAAGATGCCCTTCTTCATCGCCGCGCGCCACGGCTGCATGGGCGTGACCACATTCATGGCGTAGGATTTTCCGGCGAGGTTGGACATCTATTTTCCCCTGGCGGACTTTGCGCCGGCCTGAAATTGACCGGACACCGCAATTGTTGACATGCTAGACAGCTTTTTGCGCCCGCACAACAATTTGCATATCTGAGTTGCAAACTCAGCGCGTCCCATCGCGGATGGCGTGCAAGCCGATTGATTTTGCATAAGGCTCGGCCTAGAGTTGGGCTGACAGGGGTAAGCGATTGATAGTTCTGACCTTTCGCCGAATGTAGCGCGGTCTGTGTTTTTTTAGTTCATTTATTGCTTGCCCGGTCGAGCTGCGGCCGGATTTCATGCGCCATGTGAACGCACCGGTACGCGACAGGCCCAAGGGAAAAGCGCGTGCCGGGGGGGTGTCATGATCAGGAAGATCGTTGCGGGGCTTGGCGCTGTTGCGGCGCTTTTCATCGTCATTCTCGGCCTCTGGCGCGTGGCGGATCCCACATTGCCGGATTGTCTGTCGATGGCGTCACGGGGCCTCGTTCCGATCTCTTCGGAACGCGAGAACCGCTTCCTCGGCAAGGTCAGAAGCGATACGGGCAACTGCCGTGGAGGCGCAGACTTCCTGGCGCTGCGCGACACGCCCTGGGTCGACTGGTCGAATTACTGGGGGACCGGGGGCGTGGCAAGCCTGTCGTCCTGGTGGCAGCCGCTGACGTTCCTTGCCGAGCACCTTATCCGTGACGGGCGCGGCGTGGACGGTGCGTTGATGGACCTCGAACGCCAGCGCGTCGAACTGATCAAGTACAATCTCTACGACAACTATACGTTCGAAACCTTCGTCAAAGGGCGCGACGGACGCAGCGGCCGCATCCTGGACACCTGGCCCGAGATGCGGCTCGGGCCCGGCGATCCGCTTTTCGAGGTGGTTGGCGGGGATGGCGAACAGGTCTGCACCGGAGCACTGATCCGGGCGCGGACGCTGCGCGGAATCTGCAACGACCTGCGCAATCCCGCGATGGGTTCGACGGGCATGGAATTCGCACGCAACGCCTCTTTCCCGGCGACCTTCCCGACGCTTGATATCGACGATCTGGCAATGAACCGGCACGGCGGCCGCATCGGCCCGCTGCAGCCGGACCCCCAGGTGATCAGCCGTCTGCTGCTGTCGCGCGACCAGAGCCATCCCGAAAGCTGCAACGCGGGGCAGGGGCTGCCGGGCAATCAGGCCGACGCCTCCTGCGACTACCGCAAGGCGGCGTTCATGAACGTGTTGGCGGCCTACTGGATCCAGTTCATGACCCACGACTGGTTCAGCCATCTCGACGAGGGCGAGAACGCACCCGAGCAGATGGCGATGGGATGCCGCACGATCCGGGTCAACAACGAAATCGAACCCATCGGTGCGGACGAGGCGGCGCAGATCGGCTGCCGGCCCGAGGCCCGCGACTATGCGGCACTGGTCGCGCGGGACGCGCCGCCGGAACGGTTCGAAAAGGGCGACAAGACCTTCCTCGCCCGCGCGCCCAAGACGACAGCGAACACCGTGACCGCATGGTGGGACGCCTCTCAGATCTACGGATATTCGGAAGAGTCGCTGAAGCGCATGAAGCGCGACCCGGACGATCCCGCCAAGCTGCTGCTGAGGCCCGAACGGGCGGGCAAGGGCGATACATCGGGGTATCTGCCTGTGTTCGAGACCTGCGAGGGCAACGCCCAGGGCTGCGTCCCCGATCCGATCCACCCGAAATGGGCCGGTCAGGAAGCCACGGCCTTTCCCGAGAACTGGTCTATCGGGATGAGCTTCCTGCACACGCTCTTCATCCGCGAGCATAACAGCTTCGTCGATGCCTTCCGCGACTACGCTGCCGAGCCGCTCAATGCACGCCGGGATTCGGGACTTCGCAACCCGCTCTTCCCCGACCGTGTCATCACCCATGCCGAGGTCAGCGACGAGGAGCTGTTCCAGATCGCGCGCCTGGTGGTGGCGGCTGAGATCGCCAAGATCCACACCATCGAATGGACGACGCAGCTTCTTTATGACGAGCCGCTCTTTCTGGGCATGAATTCGAACTGGAGCGGACTTTTCGCGGGATCGAAGCGTGTGAGCGCGGCGCTGGAGGACGCGGTCGAGGACGTCCGCAAATCCGAGGATCCGATGATCGCAGGCGAGTTCTACTCGGTGCTGGCCTCCGGCGCGGGCATCGTCGGGACCGGCGCCAATCGAAAGGGCTATCGCTACGACCTCACGGAATATGCGAACGGGGGGACGAACCATTTCGGATCGCCGTTCAACTTCACCGAGGAATTCGTCAGCGTCTACCGCCTGCACCCGCTGCTGCCCGACCTGATCGAGCTTCGCGACGTGGCCGACCCCGATGCGATCACCGGAAAACTGCCCGTCGTCACCACCTTCCGGGGCAAGGCCACCGATGCCATGCGCGAGATCGGGATGGACGATGTCGCACTCAGCTTCGGGCGTCAGCGTCTGGGCGCGCTTTCGCTGCAGAACCATCCGCAGTTCCTCCAGAATCTCGAGATGCCTTCGCGCACGGATCCGGCGACCCGGATTCTCGACGTGGTGGCGCTCGACCTGATCCGCGACCGCGAACGCGGGATTCCGCGCTTCAACGAATTTAGGCGCCAGATCGGCTTGCGCCAGCTGACCAGCTTCGACGACTTCGTGGACCGCAGCCTCGAGCTGCCGCGTGACGATGGCCCCGTGGCGCAAGCGGCGCGCGCCGCCGAGCTCGCGCGCCAGAAGGCACTGGTCCAGAAGATGCGCGACATCTACGGCACCCATGTCTGCGACGCGAGCAAGATCATCAGCACCGCCCAGACCTCGC encodes:
- a CDS encoding peroxidase family protein, which encodes MIRKIVAGLGAVAALFIVILGLWRVADPTLPDCLSMASRGLVPISSERENRFLGKVRSDTGNCRGGADFLALRDTPWVDWSNYWGTGGVASLSSWWQPLTFLAEHLIRDGRGVDGALMDLERQRVELIKYNLYDNYTFETFVKGRDGRSGRILDTWPEMRLGPGDPLFEVVGGDGEQVCTGALIRARTLRGICNDLRNPAMGSTGMEFARNASFPATFPTLDIDDLAMNRHGGRIGPLQPDPQVISRLLLSRDQSHPESCNAGQGLPGNQADASCDYRKAAFMNVLAAYWIQFMTHDWFSHLDEGENAPEQMAMGCRTIRVNNEIEPIGADEAAQIGCRPEARDYAALVARDAPPERFEKGDKTFLARAPKTTANTVTAWWDASQIYGYSEESLKRMKRDPDDPAKLLLRPERAGKGDTSGYLPVFETCEGNAQGCVPDPIHPKWAGQEATAFPENWSIGMSFLHTLFIREHNSFVDAFRDYAAEPLNARRDSGLRNPLFPDRVITHAEVSDEELFQIARLVVAAEIAKIHTIEWTTQLLYDEPLFLGMNSNWSGLFAGSKRVSAALEDAVEDVRKSEDPMIAGEFYSVLASGAGIVGTGANRKGYRYDLTEYANGGTNHFGSPFNFTEEFVSVYRLHPLLPDLIELRDVADPDAITGKLPVVTTFRGKATDAMREIGMDDVALSFGRQRLGALSLQNHPQFLQNLEMPSRTDPATRILDVVALDLIRDRERGIPRFNEFRRQIGLRQLTSFDDFVDRSLELPRDDGPVAQAARAAELARQKALVQKMRDIYGTHVCDASKIISTAQTSPDSATLEGEPGTAFPNDCLGHPDGTEVDNIEDLDTIVGYLAETTRPHGFAISETQFQIFIINASRRLFSDRFFTSGYRPEFYSSFGLDWINYNGPEKMMEPEDDNGHSIEVLPMKRVLMRNLPELRGELEHVVNAFDPWARDRGEYYSLDWKPREGAQGDVSFR